A single window of Usitatibacter rugosus DNA harbors:
- a CDS encoding IlvD/Edd family dehydratase, which translates to MANDSDSGSKGGLRKGLTSYGDSGFSLFLRKAFIKGAGYTDDALERPIVGIANTGSAYNPCHGNAPQLVDAVKRGVMLAGGLPMDFPSISIHESFSSPTSMYLRNLMSIDTEEMIRAQPMDAVVLIGGCDKTVPAQLMGAASANVPAIQLVTGSMLTGSHRSERVGACTDCRRFWAKYRAEEIDGQEIADVNDQLVASVGTCSVMGTASTMACVAEALGMTVPGGAAPPAVTSDRIRVAERSGATAVAMAKAKLTPDKIMTAKAFENALRVLLAIGGSTNGVIHVTAIAGRLGIPIELDRLDAIGRETPVLVDLKPSGQHYMEDFHHAGGVPALLRELKPLLHLDTLTVTGRTLGEEMEASGAGFKQEVIKPRSNPIFPQGGIAVLRGNLAPGGAIIKQSAADAKLMEHEGRAVVFENLEDLASRIDDDKLDVKADDILVLKNIGPLGAPGMPEAGYLPIPKKLARAGVKDMVRISDGRMSGTAAGTIVLHVTPESAIGGPLAYVMGGDRIRLSVKNRSIELLVTPEELERRAKSNPVTPPKAARGYRKLFLQTVTQADKGVDFDFLMADPANDRKPGG; encoded by the coding sequence ATGGCAAACGATTCCGACTCGGGTTCCAAAGGTGGCCTTCGAAAGGGCCTCACGTCGTATGGCGACAGCGGCTTCTCGCTGTTCCTGCGCAAGGCGTTCATCAAGGGCGCGGGCTACACGGACGATGCGCTCGAGCGTCCCATCGTCGGTATCGCCAACACCGGCAGCGCCTACAACCCGTGCCATGGCAATGCGCCGCAGCTGGTCGACGCGGTGAAGCGCGGCGTCATGCTCGCCGGTGGGCTGCCGATGGATTTCCCCAGCATCTCGATCCACGAGAGTTTCTCTTCGCCGACCTCGATGTACCTGCGCAACCTCATGTCCATCGACACCGAGGAGATGATCCGCGCGCAGCCGATGGATGCCGTAGTTCTGATCGGCGGTTGCGACAAGACGGTGCCCGCGCAGCTGATGGGTGCCGCTTCGGCCAACGTGCCCGCGATCCAGCTCGTCACCGGTTCGATGCTCACCGGCTCGCATCGCAGCGAGCGCGTGGGCGCGTGCACGGATTGCCGCCGCTTCTGGGCCAAGTACCGCGCGGAAGAGATCGACGGCCAGGAGATCGCCGACGTGAACGACCAGCTCGTCGCCTCCGTAGGCACGTGCTCGGTGATGGGCACGGCGTCCACGATGGCGTGCGTGGCGGAAGCGCTGGGGATGACGGTGCCCGGTGGCGCTGCTCCGCCGGCCGTGACGTCGGATCGCATTCGCGTGGCGGAGCGCTCGGGTGCGACCGCCGTTGCGATGGCGAAGGCCAAGCTCACACCCGACAAGATCATGACCGCGAAGGCGTTCGAGAACGCGCTGCGCGTGCTGCTCGCGATCGGCGGTTCCACCAACGGCGTGATCCACGTGACGGCGATCGCGGGGCGCCTGGGCATTCCCATCGAGTTGGACCGCCTCGATGCGATCGGCCGCGAGACGCCGGTGCTGGTGGATCTCAAGCCCTCGGGCCAGCACTACATGGAGGACTTCCACCATGCAGGCGGCGTCCCGGCGCTGCTGCGGGAACTCAAGCCCCTGTTGCACCTGGACACGCTCACCGTTACGGGCCGCACGCTGGGCGAGGAGATGGAAGCGTCGGGCGCGGGCTTCAAGCAGGAGGTCATCAAGCCGCGCTCGAACCCGATCTTCCCGCAGGGCGGCATCGCGGTGCTGCGCGGCAACCTCGCTCCGGGCGGCGCCATCATCAAGCAATCGGCGGCGGACGCGAAGCTGATGGAGCACGAGGGCCGCGCGGTCGTGTTCGAGAACCTCGAGGACCTCGCCTCCCGCATCGACGACGACAAGCTCGACGTGAAGGCCGACGACATCCTCGTGCTGAAGAACATCGGGCCGCTGGGCGCGCCCGGAATGCCTGAGGCGGGTTATCTCCCGATCCCGAAGAAGCTCGCGCGCGCCGGCGTGAAGGACATGGTGCGCATCTCCGACGGGCGCATGAGCGGCACCGCGGCCGGCACCATCGTGCTGCACGTGACGCCGGAGAGCGCTATCGGCGGCCCGCTCGCGTACGTGATGGGCGGCGACCGCATCCGTCTCAGCGTGAAGAACCGCTCGATCGAGCTGCTCGTCACCCCCGAGGAACTCGAGCGCCGCGCGAAGTCCAATCCGGTGACGCCGCCGAAGGCCGCGCGCGGTTACCGCAAGCTTTTCCTGCAGACGGTGACGCAGGCCGACAAGGGTGTCGATTTCGATTTCCTGATGGCGGACCCCGCGAATGACCGGAAGCCTGGCGGATAG
- a CDS encoding pirin family protein has protein sequence MTGSLADSSTRSVVAFHAARREDIGDLVTYQAMPVAGVPFDRFEPFLFLNHHGPQVYPMHNKGLPFAPHPHRGFETVTFILQGDLIHKDTSGYESHIKAGGIQWMTAGSGVLHSELSSEEFKRNGGPLEILQLWVNLPARLKMTEPDYVGLQKEDIHRDMADNGKVLIDKLPERDLTDVRLFELILKKGANLIRMVPAEMSVFFYVVRGEVLVNGKRTNGRHLVEFANDGERIDIQAATDAFVLFGYGTPNHEPVVAHGPFVMNTREEIEEAIRDYQAGKFGHFLT, from the coding sequence ATGACCGGAAGCCTGGCGGATAGCAGCACGCGAAGCGTCGTCGCGTTCCACGCGGCGCGCCGCGAGGACATCGGCGATCTCGTGACCTACCAGGCGATGCCGGTGGCGGGCGTTCCGTTCGATCGCTTCGAGCCCTTCCTCTTCCTCAATCATCACGGCCCGCAGGTCTACCCGATGCACAACAAGGGGCTGCCCTTCGCCCCGCATCCGCATCGCGGCTTCGAGACGGTCACCTTCATCCTGCAGGGCGACCTCATCCACAAGGACACGAGCGGCTACGAAAGCCATATCAAGGCGGGCGGCATCCAGTGGATGACGGCGGGCAGCGGCGTGCTGCACTCGGAGCTCTCGTCGGAGGAGTTCAAGCGCAACGGCGGTCCCCTGGAGATCCTGCAGCTCTGGGTGAACCTGCCCGCGCGCCTGAAGATGACCGAGCCCGACTACGTGGGCCTGCAGAAGGAAGACATCCACCGCGACATGGCGGACAACGGCAAGGTGCTCATCGACAAGCTGCCCGAGCGCGACCTCACAGACGTTCGGCTCTTCGAGCTCATCCTCAAGAAGGGCGCGAACCTGATCCGCATGGTGCCGGCCGAGATGTCGGTGTTCTTCTACGTTGTGCGCGGCGAGGTGCTGGTGAACGGCAAGCGCACCAACGGCCGCCACCTGGTGGAGTTCGCGAACGACGGCGAGCGCATCGACATCCAGGCCGCCACCGACGCCTTCGTCCTCTTCGGCTACGGCACGCCCAACCACGAGCCCGTCGTGGCGCACGGTCCCTTCGTCATGAACACGCGCGAGGAGATCGAAGAAGCGATCCGCGACTACCAGGCCGGCAAGTTCGGCCACTTCCTCACGTAA
- a CDS encoding alpha-hydroxy acid oxidase: MKDILCLDDFETAARKRLPRPIFAYYSGGVETNQSLRDNRSAFQELGFVPRALANVAGRSTQASLFGERYAAPFGIAPMGLSALSCYRGDVVLARAAEQAGIPMIMSATSLIRLEEVKQAAPKAWFQAYLPGTTERIEALVDRIAAAGHTNLVVTVDVAVLANRENNIRAGFTTPLRPSLRLAWDGITRPRWTVGTFLRTLAKHGMPHFENSFAERGAPLLSSTVLRDFVARDNLDWSHVELIRRRWKGKFILKGILSKTDAVLARSHGVDAIMVSNHGGRQLDGAVSPLRVLPEIAEAIGGSMPVILDSGIRRGSDVLKALALGADFVFIGRPFLYAAAVGGEAGVLHAAKLLQEEVQRDMALLGVSSVEQLGPEHLRKQ; the protein is encoded by the coding sequence ATGAAGGACATCCTCTGCCTCGACGATTTCGAAACTGCTGCGCGCAAGCGCCTGCCGCGGCCGATCTTCGCCTACTACTCCGGCGGCGTCGAAACCAACCAGTCTCTCCGCGATAACCGCTCGGCCTTCCAGGAGCTGGGCTTCGTGCCGCGTGCGCTCGCCAACGTGGCCGGGCGCTCGACGCAGGCCTCGCTCTTCGGCGAGCGCTACGCCGCGCCCTTCGGCATCGCGCCCATGGGGCTCTCGGCGCTCTCGTGCTACCGCGGCGACGTCGTGCTCGCGCGCGCGGCCGAGCAGGCCGGCATCCCGATGATCATGAGCGCCACGTCGCTGATCCGCCTGGAGGAGGTGAAGCAGGCCGCTCCCAAGGCGTGGTTCCAGGCGTACCTGCCGGGCACCACGGAGCGGATCGAGGCCCTCGTCGATCGCATTGCCGCCGCGGGGCATACCAATCTCGTGGTCACGGTGGACGTGGCCGTGCTCGCCAATCGCGAGAACAACATCCGCGCGGGCTTCACGACGCCGCTCAGGCCCTCGCTTCGCCTCGCGTGGGACGGCATAACGCGGCCGCGCTGGACCGTGGGCACGTTCCTCCGCACGCTCGCCAAGCACGGCATGCCGCATTTCGAGAACTCCTTCGCCGAACGCGGGGCTCCGCTGCTCTCCTCCACCGTGCTGCGCGATTTCGTCGCGCGCGACAACCTCGACTGGAGCCACGTCGAGCTGATCCGCCGGCGCTGGAAGGGAAAATTCATCCTCAAGGGAATCCTTTCGAAAACCGACGCGGTCCTCGCCCGCTCCCACGGCGTGGACGCGATCATGGTCTCGAACCACGGCGGCCGGCAGCTCGACGGCGCGGTCTCGCCGCTGCGCGTGCTGCCCGAGATCGCCGAGGCGATCGGCGGCTCGATGCCGGTGATCCTGGATAGCGGCATCCGTCGCGGCTCGGACGTACTGAAGGCGCTCGCCCTCGGCGCCGACTTCGTCTTCATCGGCCGTCCCTTCCTCTACGCCGCCGCCGTCGGAGGCGAGGCCGGCGTCTTGCACGCCGCGAAGCTCCTGCAGGAAGAGGTGCAGCGCGACATGGCGCTCCTCGGCGTCAGCTCGGTGGAGCAGCTCGGCCCCGAGCACCTCAGGAAGCAATAA
- a CDS encoding RDD family protein: MQPVGLGPRIVAGIIDLIIMMVIIFPLSFIVGQSLGAQLGVSLIGIIYFIVMEALKGATVGKMAMGLKVVKKDGSAISWPESVIRNLLRIVDALPAFYIIGIVCIAVTPNKQRVGDMAASTLVVKK, translated from the coding sequence ATGCAACCAGTCGGACTCGGTCCTCGGATCGTCGCAGGCATCATCGACCTCATCATCATGATGGTCATCATCTTCCCGCTGTCGTTCATCGTCGGGCAGAGCCTCGGTGCGCAGCTCGGCGTGAGCCTCATCGGCATCATCTACTTCATCGTGATGGAAGCGCTGAAGGGCGCCACGGTCGGCAAGATGGCCATGGGCCTCAAGGTCGTGAAGAAGGACGGCTCGGCCATCAGCTGGCCGGAATCGGTGATCCGCAACCTCCTTCGCATCGTCGATGCGCTGCCGGCGTTCTACATCATCGGCATCGTCTGCATCGCGGTCACGCCCAACAAGCAACGCGTGGGCGACATGGCGGCCAGCACGCTGGTGGTCAAGAAGTAA
- a CDS encoding aldo/keto reductase: MEKRQLGRSGISVSPLAFGGNVFGWTADQATSFRLLDHFVDHGFDLVDTANTYSTWVPGHQGGESETVIGNWLSQSGKRDKVVIATKVGMKMGDGSQGLKADYIAQSVEDSLRRLRTDRIDLYQAHTDDKETPLEETLEAFSKLIKAGKVRAIGASNYTGARLREALETSKRLGLPRYETLQPCYNLYDREDFEKDLLPVVKEHEVGVIPYFALARGFLTGKYRKAEDIVGRPRESGLKKFFEGDRGTRVLAALDEVSERRKMLPTEVAVAWVMSAPGITAPIASATSVAQLDEVLSAAHRKLDATDRATLDAA; encoded by the coding sequence ATGGAAAAACGACAGCTCGGCCGTAGCGGCATCTCCGTCTCCCCCCTCGCCTTCGGCGGCAACGTCTTCGGATGGACCGCCGACCAGGCGACGTCCTTCCGCCTGCTCGATCATTTCGTCGACCATGGCTTCGACCTGGTCGACACCGCCAACACCTATTCGACGTGGGTTCCCGGCCACCAGGGCGGCGAATCCGAGACCGTCATCGGCAACTGGCTGTCGCAGTCGGGCAAGCGCGACAAGGTCGTGATCGCGACCAAGGTCGGGATGAAGATGGGCGACGGCTCGCAAGGGCTGAAGGCCGATTACATCGCCCAGTCCGTGGAGGACTCGCTGCGCCGGCTCCGCACCGACCGCATCGACCTCTACCAGGCGCACACCGACGACAAGGAAACGCCGCTCGAGGAAACGCTCGAGGCGTTCTCCAAGCTGATCAAGGCCGGAAAGGTGCGCGCGATCGGCGCCTCCAACTACACCGGTGCCCGGCTGCGCGAGGCCCTGGAGACCAGCAAACGCCTGGGCCTTCCGCGCTACGAGACGCTGCAGCCCTGCTACAACCTCTACGACCGCGAGGATTTCGAGAAGGACCTCCTGCCGGTCGTGAAGGAGCACGAGGTCGGCGTGATCCCGTACTTCGCGCTCGCCCGCGGCTTCCTCACCGGCAAGTACCGCAAGGCGGAGGACATCGTCGGGCGCCCGCGCGAATCGGGGCTGAAGAAATTCTTCGAAGGCGACCGTGGAACACGCGTGCTCGCCGCGCTGGACGAGGTTTCCGAACGCCGCAAGATGCTGCCCACCGAAGTGGCCGTGGCGTGGGTGATGTCCGCGCCTGGAATCACCGCACCGATCGCGAGCGCCACCTCCGTCGCGCAGCTGGACGAGGTGCTCTCCGCCGCCCATCGGAAACTGGACGCCACCGATCGGGCCACGCTCGACGCCGCTTGA